Proteins from a single region of Thermococcus sp. CX2:
- a CDS encoding 1,4-alpha-glucan branching protein — translation MKGYLTFVLHTHLPYVRKHGKWPFGEEWLYEAMSETYLPLLMELERLKAKGMKFRLVINVTPVLAEQLADDYIKRGFEEYLARKLKATEEDLRSGKYDEKAVSFMLDHFRKVHDYWKAINGDIIGKLRELQEEGYIEVITSAATHGYLPLLGRDEAIRSQLANGILTYEKHFGRKPRGIWLPECAYRSGGEWPLPGGKKVQRQGIEKFLEEFGLEYFFVESNLIDEGPVTKEYGEVTLAETEKSTLRPYWIKGSNIAIFARNREAGHQVWSAHFGYPGDFWYREFHKKAEESGGQYWRVTGKDVDLGDKEFYDPDKAMERVEEHARDFVSLIERLLTEHEKKFGEKGIIVSPYDTELFGHWWFEGVKWLGRVLELMAECEIRTTTLSEFLDSYSGERHKIELPEGSWGKNADHSTWWNEETEWTWEYVYSAEDRMVALATKYYGKDRLADRILEQLARELLILEASDWQFLITTGQAKEYGKRRVLLHASDFHRLANELEMYMKTGQFDFKLLEELEERDNPFRPIIIAHYVSGNPPEVPEYVEPPEVPPEKKEEKPEELVKMEE, via the coding sequence GTGAAAGGATACCTAACCTTTGTTCTCCACACCCACCTCCCCTATGTGAGGAAGCATGGAAAATGGCCGTTCGGTGAGGAGTGGCTCTACGAGGCTATGAGCGAGACCTATCTGCCCCTGCTTATGGAGCTTGAGAGGCTGAAGGCTAAAGGCATGAAGTTCAGGCTGGTCATAAACGTCACGCCGGTTCTCGCCGAGCAGCTGGCCGACGACTATATCAAGCGTGGCTTTGAGGAGTACCTGGCACGCAAGCTGAAAGCAACAGAGGAAGATCTGAGGAGTGGAAAGTACGACGAGAAAGCTGTAAGCTTCATGCTCGACCACTTCAGAAAAGTCCACGACTACTGGAAAGCTATCAACGGCGACATCATAGGAAAGCTCCGCGAGCTTCAGGAGGAGGGCTACATCGAGGTGATAACTTCAGCGGCGACCCACGGTTACCTGCCCCTGCTTGGCAGGGACGAGGCCATACGCTCTCAGCTCGCCAACGGCATTTTAACCTATGAGAAGCACTTCGGCAGGAAGCCTAGGGGGATATGGTTGCCCGAATGCGCCTATAGGTCCGGGGGAGAATGGCCACTGCCCGGCGGAAAGAAGGTGCAGAGACAGGGAATCGAGAAGTTTCTCGAGGAGTTTGGTCTTGAATACTTCTTCGTGGAGAGCAACCTAATTGATGAGGGACCCGTAACGAAGGAGTACGGTGAGGTAACGCTGGCCGAGACTGAGAAGAGCACACTCAGGCCTTACTGGATTAAGGGAAGCAACATTGCGATCTTCGCCAGAAACCGCGAGGCTGGCCATCAGGTCTGGAGTGCCCACTTCGGCTACCCCGGTGACTTCTGGTACAGGGAGTTCCACAAGAAGGCCGAGGAGAGTGGCGGCCAATACTGGCGGGTAACGGGCAAGGACGTCGACCTCGGTGATAAGGAGTTCTACGACCCTGACAAAGCTATGGAGCGCGTTGAAGAACATGCGAGAGACTTCGTCTCGCTGATTGAGCGCCTCCTGACGGAGCATGAGAAGAAGTTCGGCGAAAAAGGCATAATTGTCTCGCCCTACGACACAGAGCTCTTCGGCCACTGGTGGTTTGAGGGGGTTAAGTGGCTTGGAAGGGTTCTTGAGCTCATGGCAGAGTGTGAGATAAGGACGACGACGCTTTCAGAATTTCTCGATAGCTACTCTGGCGAGAGGCACAAGATAGAACTTCCCGAGGGTTCCTGGGGCAAGAATGCGGACCACTCGACATGGTGGAACGAGGAGACGGAATGGACCTGGGAGTACGTGTATTCAGCGGAGGACAGGATGGTGGCGCTGGCGACTAAATACTACGGTAAGGACCGGCTCGCTGACAGAATTCTGGAGCAGCTCGCAAGAGAACTCCTCATCTTGGAGGCGAGCGACTGGCAGTTCCTCATCACGACGGGTCAGGCGAAGGAGTACGGTAAGAGGAGGGTTCTCCTCCACGCGAGTGACTTCCACAGGCTGGCCAACGAGCTTGAGATGTACATGAAGACCGGGCAGTTTGACTTCAAGCTCCTTGAGGAGCTCGAAGAGCGTGACAATCCGTTCCGGCCCATCATCATTGCTCACTACGTGAGCGGGAATCCCCCTGAGGTTCCGGAATACGTTGAGCCGCCTGAGGTTCCGCCTGAGAAGAAGGAGGAAAAACCCGAAGAACTCGTCAAGATGGAAGAGTAG